In one window of Rhodoglobus vestalii DNA:
- a CDS encoding DNA-processing protein DprA, with the protein MMTATKTLIHALAAFESLRSPGRIASALRSGGDGALQDAFEELDSATRTDVEAKAKMMERDGIGAVIFGAEDFPKSLVHDGKPLMPILFYKGNKDLLYADGVGMCGSRHVSPQGLSAAERCGVAVSQHDLTIISGYAQGVDAATHLAALRSGGRTVIALAEGIDHFRIKREFTSDFDSKRTLVLSQFAPTQTWQAYAAMARNAIIYGLSKALVVIEAGEKGGTLAAGEGAMKLGRPVFVVDFGDRTPEGNKKLLLQGATAIATPKELQEALANVADEPDTNLSLF; encoded by the coding sequence ATGATGACTGCAACTAAGACGTTAATCCACGCGCTCGCAGCCTTCGAATCCCTTCGAAGCCCCGGCAGGATCGCCTCTGCCCTTCGTTCAGGCGGGGACGGTGCTCTTCAGGACGCGTTCGAGGAATTGGACAGCGCGACCAGAACCGATGTCGAAGCCAAGGCCAAGATGATGGAGCGTGACGGTATTGGGGCGGTGATTTTCGGTGCGGAGGATTTCCCCAAATCGCTGGTCCATGACGGCAAACCCCTCATGCCGATCCTCTTCTACAAAGGCAACAAAGATCTGCTCTACGCCGACGGGGTTGGTATGTGCGGTTCTCGTCACGTCTCTCCGCAGGGCCTCAGCGCTGCGGAGCGTTGCGGGGTGGCCGTCAGCCAACACGATCTGACCATCATTTCTGGGTACGCCCAAGGAGTCGACGCTGCCACTCACCTCGCGGCCCTTCGGAGTGGTGGGCGAACGGTGATTGCGTTGGCCGAGGGGATCGACCACTTTCGAATAAAGCGAGAGTTCACTAGCGACTTCGATTCAAAACGCACACTAGTGCTATCCCAATTCGCGCCGACGCAAACTTGGCAAGCGTACGCGGCGATGGCCCGAAACGCCATTATCTACGGTCTATCAAAGGCCCTCGTTGTAATCGAGGCCGGTGAAAAAGGAGGTACCTTGGCTGCCGGCGAAGGAGCAATGAAGCTCGGTCGTCCGGTTTTTGTTGTCGACTTCGGCGACCGCACCCCCGAGGGAAACAAGAAGCTATTGCTGCAAGGCGCCACCGCGATTGCAACTCCAAAGGAATTGCAAGAAGCCCTTGCCAATGTGGCGGACGAACCCGATACGAACCTCTCCTTGTTCTAG
- a CDS encoding HNH endonuclease, with protein MHKNKGRYGPIRRAVINRDAALLTATIRARCAIDESEDSCWIWTGARVPAGYGFVGRDSSRCFTHRLHFWASRSFVGKLSDLESIHHLCGNRACVKISHLAEISSFMNTIEAGARGVLLNRIKILQNALRTVDPHHQLLRDSWAVSSSTLKARYNTPSTNFSDRERLRLAAKREALRAAAQTHRDFRFRQVLAVRAFRKSGVSSVEALSRVGISRSGFHDWGVKLDLTFNAEEL; from the coding sequence ATGCATAAAAACAAAGGCCGATACGGGCCAATACGTAGAGCCGTAATAAATAGGGATGCAGCTCTTCTCACAGCAACTATTCGAGCTCGCTGCGCCATCGACGAAAGCGAGGACTCCTGCTGGATTTGGACAGGTGCTCGCGTGCCAGCCGGCTACGGTTTTGTCGGACGGGACTCTTCGAGGTGCTTCACGCATCGGCTGCATTTTTGGGCCTCCCGGTCTTTTGTAGGCAAACTCTCGGATCTAGAGAGCATTCATCATCTTTGTGGAAATCGGGCGTGCGTCAAAATTAGTCATCTAGCGGAAATCAGCTCTTTCATGAACACCATCGAGGCGGGTGCACGCGGAGTCCTTTTGAATCGCATCAAAATCCTGCAAAACGCACTTCGAACAGTCGACCCCCACCACCAACTTTTGCGTGATAGCTGGGCGGTGTCGAGCTCGACGCTAAAGGCGAGGTACAACACGCCCTCGACAAATTTCAGTGACAGGGAGCGGCTTCGTCTCGCCGCGAAACGGGAAGCACTTCGTGCGGCAGCGCAAACGCACCGTGACTTTCGATTCAGACAGGTCCTCGCTGTCCGAGCCTTCAGGAAGTCGGGCGTCTCCTCGGTCGAGGCACTATCGAGAGTCGGCATAAGTAGGTCGGGGTTTCACGACTGGGGCGTCAAGCTTGATCTCACTTTCAATGCAGAGGAACTGTAA
- a CDS encoding AAA family ATPase — protein MADIDWGALLPPFTPDQRGGKLDHFQIATMEWVQGEFLLLCGPNEVADQIRQSAGGFCGEARLDRETKKTFTHGIYFPNGVPTFITDLAELLQNCLSIPSPDQVDHAMALDWYNQPNDDGEIVKTEAGYWIWTTKYASHPEYNNSKHSRRQIITALVDFIARHPLFASASAIVTAPGHNADGQGFGEVLAREVANRAGIPFVESTSPGPRPAQKETPQDLSDIFTVASPLAGTIIVLDDVFHTGGSATGAAAAARRAGAATVLLLVVARTIRK, from the coding sequence ATGGCTGATATCGACTGGGGAGCGCTCCTGCCTCCGTTCACGCCCGATCAACGTGGCGGAAAGCTCGACCACTTCCAGATCGCAACGATGGAGTGGGTCCAAGGAGAGTTCCTCCTTCTCTGCGGCCCGAACGAGGTGGCCGACCAGATTAGGCAATCCGCTGGAGGTTTCTGCGGTGAGGCTAGGTTGGATCGAGAGACCAAGAAAACGTTCACCCACGGAATCTACTTCCCTAATGGTGTCCCTACTTTCATTACGGACTTGGCGGAGCTGCTCCAGAATTGCCTGAGTATCCCCTCACCTGATCAAGTCGATCATGCGATGGCTCTCGACTGGTATAACCAGCCCAACGATGACGGAGAGATCGTTAAGACCGAAGCGGGGTATTGGATTTGGACCACCAAGTATGCCTCGCATCCGGAATACAACAACTCGAAACACTCGCGCCGGCAAATCATCACTGCTCTAGTCGATTTCATCGCACGCCATCCACTATTCGCGTCAGCAAGCGCGATAGTCACCGCACCTGGGCACAATGCCGATGGTCAAGGCTTCGGGGAGGTATTGGCGAGAGAAGTCGCGAATCGAGCTGGGATTCCTTTTGTAGAGTCGACATCACCGGGACCGCGTCCTGCCCAGAAGGAGACGCCGCAAGACTTAAGCGACATCTTCACGGTTGCGAGTCCGCTGGCTGGCACGATCATCGTGCTGGACGACGTTTTCCACACGGGCGGTAGCGCGACTGGCGCCGCCGCCGCCGCTCGCCGGGCAGGCGCTGCGACCGTATTACTGTTGGTAGTGGCTAGGACCATCCGAAAATGA
- a CDS encoding helix-turn-helix domain-containing protein encodes MVQRASSQQKRLLRDFGANIRRWRKVNGMSAVQVAERAFITRQTLRNIENGTGTARMDSLFAVLMILGVDGTVVDAADPYNNNAGRSRIDDILSAGGTI; translated from the coding sequence GTGGTTCAGCGTGCTTCATCCCAGCAGAAACGACTCCTGAGAGACTTCGGCGCTAACATCCGACGGTGGCGCAAGGTCAACGGTATGAGCGCGGTGCAGGTTGCCGAGCGGGCATTCATTACCCGCCAAACGCTTCGGAACATCGAGAACGGCACCGGCACCGCACGTATGGACTCGCTGTTCGCCGTTCTCATGATTTTGGGAGTTGACGGCACCGTCGTCGACGCGGCAGATCCGTACAACAACAACGCCGGTCGAAGTCGAATTGACGACATTCTCAGCGCCGGCGGCACCATATGA
- a CDS encoding helix-turn-helix domain-containing protein: MIDSTGATLGTIRVARGLSQKDLAVAAGITQGFLSKLEAGAVPLDSEKARVLAEALGVRPGIFGVNISHDARIFHRKLASLPIKADKRLRAESALLQSQVSSLLGGDLPSLTLERDPLPDDDMYTPSDIARRLRSRWKLGTGPIDDLVAVAESHGILVVIHDMQTLRLDAIATWPAGGAPVIFLADHAPADRQRFTMAHEIGHAVMHELPTIEQESEADQFASEFLMPAATIRSELSDVSLKNLAALKRRWGVSIAALARRARDLSLMSDNQYKNFNIYMSSSGMKKREPVELPVHEPRLIHDLLDQRLAEGRTIDELATAAWMTENELKTRFLEHR, from the coding sequence ATGATCGATTCCACAGGCGCAACACTGGGTACCATCCGAGTCGCGCGCGGGCTCAGCCAAAAGGACTTGGCCGTTGCCGCTGGAATCACACAGGGTTTCCTCTCCAAGTTGGAGGCGGGTGCAGTCCCGCTTGATTCGGAGAAGGCTCGCGTTCTGGCCGAGGCACTCGGGGTTCGCCCAGGGATATTTGGCGTTAACATTTCCCATGATGCCCGCATTTTCCATCGAAAGTTGGCCTCGCTGCCAATAAAGGCGGACAAGCGGCTTCGCGCCGAATCCGCGCTGCTCCAAAGCCAGGTCTCATCGCTTTTGGGCGGAGACCTCCCCTCGCTCACGCTGGAAAGGGATCCCCTCCCAGACGATGACATGTATACCCCTAGCGACATCGCGCGCCGCTTACGCAGTAGGTGGAAGCTGGGTACCGGGCCAATCGATGACTTGGTTGCGGTCGCCGAGAGCCATGGGATCCTCGTAGTCATCCACGACATGCAGACCTTGCGTCTGGACGCCATCGCAACATGGCCAGCCGGTGGTGCGCCCGTGATATTCCTCGCCGACCACGCGCCCGCGGATCGCCAGCGCTTCACCATGGCCCATGAAATCGGCCACGCGGTTATGCATGAACTTCCGACGATCGAACAGGAGTCTGAGGCGGACCAGTTCGCCTCAGAGTTCCTCATGCCGGCGGCGACCATCAGATCCGAACTCTCTGACGTTTCACTCAAGAATCTCGCCGCCTTAAAACGGCGTTGGGGCGTCTCCATTGCGGCACTCGCACGACGAGCTCGCGATCTTAGCCTCATGAGCGACAACCAGTACAAGAATTTCAATATCTACATGTCTTCGAGTGGGATGAAGAAACGTGAGCCGGTGGAATTGCCCGTCCACGAACCGAGGCTCATCCATGACCTGCTCGACCAACGCCTCGCAGAAGGCAGAACGATCGACGAACTCGCTACCGCCGCGTGGATGACGGAAAACGAACTAAAAACCCGATTTCTGGAGCACCGCTAA
- a CDS encoding type II toxin-antitoxin system HipA family toxin, with amino-acid sequence MAFVPTGLIEVIAWGRTVGALAPGRTRNAYVFEYDPAWVRSGIEISPIHMPTSRRQYTFPGLPLETFQGLPPSIADALPDKFGNGIIDAWLSREGVPTSSITALDRLAYLGDRGLGALEFRPDTGAKDLPPSALDMQMLVQSARDAVAGTLTSDSESERALQQIITVGTSAGGARAKAVVNFNSATQEIRPGHVLPAEGFEAWLLKFDGVGLDYQLGAGANYGRIEYAYSKMARAAGITMTETRLLEENGRAHFMTKRFDRTSDRQKLHTQSLCGISILDFNATGTHDYAQYQGSIGELDLGLDARTEAFRRMVFNVVAANCDDHTKNFGFLMDQSGQWSIAPAYDITHAFNPDGEWTHQHLMSVNGEFGRIQRKDFLTFAERHGIERAASIIGEVNDAVHSWPQFAVEAGLPAAVTDLVAKDHREVASARKKPVRP; translated from the coding sequence ATGGCGTTCGTGCCAACGGGGCTGATCGAAGTGATCGCCTGGGGCCGGACAGTCGGGGCTCTCGCCCCCGGCCGGACCCGGAACGCCTACGTTTTTGAGTACGACCCGGCGTGGGTGAGATCCGGTATCGAGATATCGCCAATCCACATGCCGACCTCCCGCCGCCAGTACACCTTCCCGGGCCTGCCGTTGGAGACGTTCCAAGGCCTCCCGCCGTCGATCGCGGACGCATTGCCCGACAAGTTCGGCAACGGGATCATCGACGCGTGGCTTTCGCGCGAGGGCGTACCGACGTCAAGCATCACCGCTCTCGACCGCCTCGCCTACCTCGGAGACCGCGGGCTCGGCGCGCTTGAGTTCCGTCCCGACACCGGCGCGAAGGACCTACCGCCGAGCGCCCTCGACATGCAGATGCTTGTGCAAAGCGCGCGCGATGCTGTCGCCGGAACGTTGACCTCTGACAGTGAGTCCGAGCGGGCGCTCCAACAGATCATCACCGTCGGAACCAGCGCCGGCGGCGCCCGGGCGAAAGCGGTCGTCAACTTCAACTCCGCCACGCAGGAGATCAGGCCGGGCCATGTACTCCCTGCCGAGGGCTTCGAAGCGTGGCTGCTGAAATTCGACGGAGTTGGCCTCGATTATCAGCTCGGAGCCGGCGCAAACTACGGCCGCATCGAGTACGCCTATTCTAAGATGGCGCGAGCCGCCGGCATCACGATGACGGAAACGCGGCTACTCGAAGAGAACGGTCGAGCGCATTTCATGACCAAACGCTTCGACCGAACGTCAGATCGTCAGAAGCTGCACACCCAGTCGCTGTGCGGGATCTCCATCCTCGACTTCAACGCCACCGGCACACACGACTACGCCCAGTACCAGGGATCGATCGGTGAGCTCGACCTCGGACTCGACGCGCGGACCGAAGCGTTCCGCCGGATGGTCTTCAACGTCGTCGCAGCGAACTGCGATGATCACACGAAGAACTTCGGCTTCCTGATGGACCAGTCCGGGCAGTGGTCCATCGCGCCGGCGTATGACATCACCCATGCTTTTAACCCGGACGGAGAGTGGACCCACCAGCACCTGATGAGCGTCAACGGTGAGTTCGGCAGGATTCAACGGAAGGACTTTCTGACCTTCGCTGAACGGCACGGCATCGAGCGAGCCGCGTCGATTATCGGTGAGGTGAATGATGCGGTGCACTCCTGGCCGCAGTTTGCTGTCGAAGCCGGGCTGCCTGCGGCTGTCACGGATCTCGTCGCGAAGGACCACCGTGAGGTCGCGTCGGCCCGGAAGAAGCCAGTCCGCCCCTAA
- a CDS encoding helix-turn-helix domain-containing protein, whose amino-acid sequence MNISQRTTDEWETGIGEQFRALRIQRGLDQETLATMASISRGAVRNLETGAGSTLKTIVKVTRALDRTDWLDTLDDTGGEISPIEMLRQQRREPKPHQRARRRTDA is encoded by the coding sequence ATGAATATTAGCCAGCGAACAACCGACGAGTGGGAGACCGGCATCGGCGAGCAGTTCCGCGCGCTTCGCATCCAGCGGGGTCTCGACCAGGAGACGTTAGCCACAATGGCATCAATCAGTAGGGGCGCGGTCCGAAACCTCGAAACGGGTGCTGGCTCGACTCTCAAAACGATTGTGAAGGTCACCCGTGCGCTAGACCGCACCGACTGGCTCGACACTCTCGATGATACCGGCGGGGAGATCAGCCCGATCGAGATGCTCCGTCAGCAGCGGCGCGAGCCGAAGCCCCACCAGCGGGCCCGGCGCAGGACGGACGCCTGA
- a CDS encoding abortive infection family protein: protein MRKSAGEGRIVQAVVKAIGATFDRSSWMELGLITGKLDYITSHARLLRSLDWGDGDYLSHVIETVPVILGKTRTKQSQWPYGFVNLSLVEDYLHLEDFLQREEPVLYGELYAGEAHTIVDELQVTSQELELEYVEIHAGRIRRGLRDDPELAIGASKELLKTVLKAILGLHGNGAETKVDIPKLVEDVNARLGLDATGHRGAEHGAEQRRKLFGSLSSIVSSTAELRNAGFGTGNGGVQRPELDVATAHLVVSSAVALATFYLEAYSAEES, encoded by the coding sequence ATGAGAAAATCCGCAGGTGAGGGAAGGATCGTACAGGCTGTCGTCAAAGCGATCGGAGCCACTTTTGACCGCAGCAGCTGGATGGAGTTGGGCCTCATCACTGGGAAACTCGACTACATCACCTCGCATGCGCGTCTCTTGCGCAGCTTGGACTGGGGGGACGGCGACTACTTATCGCACGTCATTGAGACTGTTCCGGTCATCCTGGGGAAGACGCGAACCAAGCAAAGCCAGTGGCCCTATGGCTTTGTGAACCTCTCTTTGGTCGAGGACTATTTGCACCTGGAAGACTTCCTGCAACGAGAAGAGCCCGTGTTGTACGGTGAGCTATATGCAGGCGAGGCACATACGATCGTTGACGAGCTTCAGGTTACTTCACAGGAGCTAGAGCTTGAGTACGTCGAAATTCATGCCGGACGGATTCGTCGCGGACTACGCGATGACCCCGAGCTTGCAATCGGCGCGTCAAAGGAACTTCTGAAGACGGTACTCAAGGCGATTCTCGGGCTACATGGGAATGGCGCTGAAACCAAGGTCGACATTCCCAAGCTAGTCGAGGACGTCAATGCGCGTCTTGGTTTGGATGCGACTGGTCATCGCGGTGCCGAACATGGTGCCGAGCAGCGGCGAAAACTGTTTGGCTCTCTGAGTTCGATTGTCTCTTCTACCGCAGAGTTGCGGAATGCGGGATTCGGCACCGGGAACGGCGGCGTTCAAAGGCCCGAACTCGATGTCGCCACGGCACACCTCGTTGTATCGTCAGCAGTAGCGCTCGCCACCTTCTATTTGGAAGCTTATTCAGCAGAAGAATCGTGA